One genomic segment of Terriglobia bacterium includes these proteins:
- a CDS encoding NAD(P)-dependent alcohol dehydrogenase, with product MKAIVCTAYGPPEVLRLAELPVPEPRRGQVRIRMCATAVTFSDCFVRSLAIRQPVIRFVARLMFGYRRPRRQVLGIIVAGDIDRVGPGVTAFREGDAVFGMDRWGARASAEYKCMKADGLLVSKPADLTYREAAAIPYGGLLALHFLREGGIAPGMRVLIVGASGATGTAAVQLAKHFGARVTGVCSARNLELVQSLGADAVIDYTSQDFTTMNDRYDLIFAAVGGRYHPPPKDMCRKVLAHGGAYVTVDGWNPKMARESLVQLRDLAQAGTLRPVIDRCYPLAEMAEAHRYVETQRKRGNVVIDVI from the coding sequence ATGAAAGCGATCGTGTGCACGGCCTACGGCCCACCCGAGGTCCTGCGGCTGGCTGAACTCCCGGTGCCTGAACCGCGACGCGGCCAGGTCCGGATCCGGATGTGCGCGACGGCCGTCACCTTCAGCGACTGCTTCGTGCGAAGCCTCGCGATCAGGCAGCCGGTCATCCGGTTCGTGGCGAGACTCATGTTTGGCTATCGCCGGCCGCGGCGACAGGTGCTCGGCATCATCGTCGCCGGCGACATCGATCGGGTCGGCCCGGGAGTCACCGCCTTCAGGGAAGGGGACGCGGTCTTCGGCATGGACCGCTGGGGGGCGCGCGCGAGCGCCGAGTACAAATGCATGAAGGCGGACGGCCTCCTGGTGTCAAAGCCGGCGGACCTGACATACCGGGAAGCCGCGGCGATTCCATACGGCGGCCTCCTCGCCCTTCACTTTCTCCGGGAGGGCGGCATCGCCCCGGGGATGCGGGTTCTGATCGTCGGCGCATCGGGCGCCACCGGCACGGCCGCGGTGCAGTTGGCGAAACATTTCGGCGCCCGCGTGACCGGCGTCTGCAGCGCCCGCAACCTCGAGCTGGTGCAGTCGCTGGGAGCCGACGCCGTGATCGACTACACAAGTCAGGACTTCACGACGATGAACGATCGGTACGACCTGATCTTCGCCGCGGTTGGCGGTCGGTATCACCCGCCCCCCAAAGACATGTGCCGCAAGGTCTTGGCTCACGGCGGTGCCTACGTCACCGTGGACGGGTGGAATCCAAAGATGGCCCGGGAGAGTCTCGTGCAACTCCGGGACCTCGCGCAAGCCGGGACGCTCCGCCCCGTCATCGACCGGTGCTACCCGCTTGCCGAGATGGCGGAGGCGCACCGCTATGTAGAGACTCAGCGAAAAAGGGGAAACGTGGTGATCGACGTGATCTGA
- a CDS encoding Zn-ribbon-containing protein, whose product MFIAEITFASSRSKTTNRESLRDVAEEYLACLLRNGQIYGEYLIAWSNAQLVCFTYLARPNSIQKQYHSKWGLTALKKVLEEFGENPGVQMIEENIPRSFSPWRRSSTLYLFTHALHVGSPVHCGDSGSAVPVYELPISDQDREELFSWAGLYGYLDNIWLESDVLEIPAYKQLVDPRSKVSDAGRKLCRRIEAATGKPTFYYLTRYWGRRIGEASRVCPLCGGKWHEANSREKGDRFYNFHFRCKRCRLVSRRADTDDDERRARYGEYRHHAT is encoded by the coding sequence ATGTTCATTGCTGAAATTACATTTGCCTCCTCGCGTAGCAAAACCACCAATCGGGAGTCATTACGCGATGTTGCCGAGGAATACCTGGCTTGCCTCCTCAGAAATGGTCAGATCTACGGCGAATATCTGATCGCATGGTCGAACGCGCAGCTTGTGTGCTTCACGTATCTGGCTCGTCCCAACTCCATCCAAAAGCAGTATCATTCAAAGTGGGGACTAACTGCGCTCAAGAAGGTCTTGGAGGAGTTCGGAGAGAATCCAGGCGTGCAAATGATCGAGGAGAATATTCCAAGGTCTTTTTCACCCTGGCGGCGTTCGTCAACTTTGTACCTCTTCACTCATGCACTCCATGTGGGGAGCCCGGTTCACTGCGGCGATTCAGGGTCAGCGGTCCCGGTATACGAACTCCCGATCTCCGACCAAGATCGCGAAGAACTTTTTTCGTGGGCGGGTTTGTATGGGTATCTTGACAATATATGGTTGGAGTCAGATGTCCTGGAGATCCCGGCGTATAAACAGCTTGTTGATCCTAGAAGCAAGGTTTCGGATGCTGGCCGTAAACTGTGTAGAAGAATTGAAGCAGCGACGGGAAAACCAACGTTCTACTATCTAACTCGATACTGGGGACGAAGAATCGGAGAAGCGTCGCGAGTTTGTCCGCTCTGCGGTGGCAAGTGGCATGAAGCCAATAGCCGTGAAAAGGGAGATCGGTTTTACAACTTTCATTTTCGGTGCAAACGTTGTCGTCTAGTCTCGCGTCGTGCCGACACGGATGATGACGAGAGACGTGCTCGATATGGGGAGTACAGGCACCATGCAACCTAA
- a CDS encoding type II toxin-antitoxin system Phd/YefM family antitoxin: MSKVPHIIPITDLRQEAARVLKRVRESKQPIFITQRGRAAAVIQSTEAYERGEQDRELLRALARGDKEIAAGGGHDLESVLAEADALLKAD, from the coding sequence ATGAGCAAGGTGCCGCATATTATCCCGATCACCGATTTACGCCAGGAGGCTGCGCGTGTGCTCAAGCGTGTCCGGGAATCCAAGCAGCCCATCTTCATTACGCAGCGGGGTCGGGCCGCGGCAGTGATTCAGAGTACTGAGGCCTACGAGCGCGGTGAGCAGGACCGGGAACTGCTTCGGGCTTTGGCGAGGGGGGATAAGGAAATTGCAGCCGGAGGAGGACATGACCTCGAATCGGTCCTTGCGGAGGCCGATGCACTCCTCAAGGCAGATTGA
- a CDS encoding type II toxin-antitoxin system RelE/ParE family toxin, whose amino-acid sequence MKLLFTPTARGQFLAALDFIRRDNPPAARRFRRQAETRLRRLVKFPHSGRVIPEFPDLPQREVIVSPYRFFYHTVGRTVWIVAVWHSAQLPEKSTKTGGP is encoded by the coding sequence GTGAAGCTACTTTTCACACCTACGGCGAGGGGCCAGTTTCTTGCAGCGCTGGATTTCATACGCCGGGACAATCCACCCGCCGCGCGGCGTTTCCGCCGACAGGCGGAGACCCGTCTGAGGCGACTGGTGAAGTTTCCCCATTCTGGAAGGGTCATTCCCGAGTTCCCTGATTTACCACAACGAGAGGTTATTGTGTCACCCTATCGTTTCTTTTATCATACGGTGGGGAGGACGGTTTGGATTGTTGCGGTTTGGCACAGCGCCCAGCTTCCCGAGAAGTCAACCAAGACGGGAGGCCCTTAA
- a CDS encoding VOC family protein codes for MTKQTQGEQITPRWYMRPVFFVGNVARALHFYEDLLGFKKSWHEGDGKGKVCQVNRAECEIILCEDAGRKDKARLFVELTPEGIAELRREIVEHSIPSRESWWGNDVIQINDPDGNELLFPLPDK; via the coding sequence ATGACGAAGCAAACCCAGGGAGAGCAGATCACGCCTCGGTGGTACATGCGACCCGTGTTTTTCGTTGGCAACGTAGCGCGCGCGCTGCACTTCTATGAGGACCTGCTCGGCTTCAAGAAGTCCTGGCACGAAGGCGACGGTAAGGGCAAAGTCTGCCAAGTCAATCGTGCAGAGTGCGAAATCATTTTGTGCGAGGATGCCGGTCGCAAGGATAAAGCGCGTCTATTCGTGGAGCTGACCCCGGAAGGCATCGCGGAACTTCGCCGTGAGATCGTCGAGCACTCAATTCCGAGCAGGGAATCGTGGTGGGGCAATGACGTTATCCAGATCAATGATCCCGACGGCAATGAGTTGCTCTTCCCGCTGCCTGATAAATGA
- a CDS encoding class I SAM-dependent methyltransferase, whose protein sequence is MGAVALTHDSEIVDVGAGASTLVDELLDRGFDRLTVVDMAESSLNISKARLGPRADHVRWLKADARTLHLPYPVDLWHDRAAFHFLTEPADQEAYLSCLREAVGPGGHVIFATFSPQGPQECSGLPVERYDAEKLSHRLGSGFRPLRSLEKAHTTPWGSLQQFTYCLFRRTE, encoded by the coding sequence ATGGGCGCAGTTGCGCTGACGCACGACAGTGAGATCGTAGATGTAGGGGCCGGTGCTTCCACGTTGGTCGACGAGCTGCTTGACCGCGGCTTCGACCGGCTGACCGTGGTCGACATGGCCGAATCTTCCCTCAACATCTCCAAGGCGCGCCTGGGGCCGCGGGCCGACCATGTGAGATGGCTCAAGGCAGACGCGCGGACATTGCATCTTCCGTACCCGGTCGATTTGTGGCACGACCGGGCCGCGTTTCACTTCCTCACGGAGCCCGCTGATCAGGAGGCGTATTTGTCGTGCTTGCGGGAGGCCGTCGGTCCAGGAGGACATGTCATCTTCGCGACCTTCAGCCCCCAGGGTCCGCAGGAGTGCAGCGGCCTTCCGGTGGAGCGATACGACGCCGAGAAATTGTCGCACCGGCTTGGCTCCGGATTCCGGCCTCTGCGGTCTCTGGAGAAAGCGCACACGACGCCCTGGGGTTCCTTGCAGCAGTTCACGTACTGCTTGTTTCGGCGGACCGAATGA
- a CDS encoding SRPBCC family protein, which produces MEKPEFVYVTYISTTPEKLWRALIDSRMTVKYWQHVNVSDWKAGSKWEHRQSSKEGPLDLVGKVVESSPPRRLVLTWAFPADEGREERHSKVTFEIEPFRHVVRLTVTHERLEPDSEMLRGITEGWPKVLSSLKTLLEVGEPLPRLW; this is translated from the coding sequence ATGGAAAAGCCTGAGTTTGTCTACGTGACCTACATTTCAACGACACCGGAGAAGCTCTGGCGCGCGCTCATTGATTCCAGGATGACCGTGAAGTACTGGCAGCATGTTAACGTGTCTGACTGGAAAGCGGGCTCCAAATGGGAGCATCGGCAGTCGAGCAAGGAAGGACCTCTCGACTTAGTCGGAAAGGTTGTGGAAAGCTCTCCGCCTCGACGCCTGGTCTTGACATGGGCCTTTCCTGCCGATGAGGGACGAGAGGAAAGACACTCGAAGGTCACCTTCGAAATCGAACCCTTTCGTCATGTCGTGCGCCTGACCGTGACACACGAGCGTCTTGAGCCCGACTCCGAAATGCTTCGAGGGATCACGGAGGGCTGGCCAAAAGTGCTCTCGAGTCTGAAAACCTTGCTGGAGGTCGGAGAACCGCTTCCCCGGTTATGGTAA
- a CDS encoding ArsR family transcriptional regulator: protein MDMNKVFKALADPTRRRLLDALRKHSGQTLGELCGNLDMTRQAVTQHLGRLEDANLVATIRRGREKLHYLNPVPIHAIYERWIEKFHRHHLDVLRDLKRRAEGD from the coding sequence GTGGACATGAACAAGGTGTTCAAGGCCCTCGCCGATCCGACGAGAAGGCGGCTGCTCGATGCTTTGCGAAAACATAGCGGGCAGACCTTAGGGGAACTCTGTGGAAACCTCGATATGACCCGCCAGGCGGTCACGCAGCACCTCGGACGTCTGGAGGACGCCAACCTCGTGGCAACGATTCGCCGCGGGCGCGAAAAGCTGCACTATCTCAACCCCGTGCCGATTCACGCGATCTACGAGCGTTGGATCGAGAAATTCCACCGGCACCACTTGGACGTTTTACGTGACCTCAAAAGAAGAGCGGAAGGAGATTGA
- a CDS encoding nuclear transport factor 2 family protein — protein sequence MWGEQTVVSGVAALLFLMSSPALPAWSAGSLGEPDERLMVERIARDYFEGWYTADPERMARALHPDMVKRYVDALPGGRQVVHSATRDLMIEMTRAGGGAKVPAGDRNIAVQVLEVSGDIAVARASSSEYYEYLSLAKCNGKWVIVNILWRFQASGSHPR from the coding sequence ATGTGGGGAGAGCAAACAGTGGTGTCCGGTGTGGCAGCCCTGCTGTTCCTCATGAGCAGCCCGGCCCTGCCCGCCTGGTCCGCGGGGAGCTTGGGGGAGCCTGACGAGCGCCTGATGGTCGAGCGCATCGCGCGGGATTATTTTGAGGGTTGGTACACGGCTGATCCGGAGAGGATGGCACGCGCCCTCCATCCGGACATGGTCAAACGATATGTTGATGCCCTGCCGGGTGGAAGGCAGGTGGTTCACAGCGCCACCCGTGACCTGATGATTGAGATGACACGCGCGGGCGGAGGGGCGAAGGTGCCTGCTGGCGACCGCAACATCGCCGTTCAAGTGCTGGAGGTCTCGGGAGACATTGCGGTCGCGCGGGCCTCGTCCTCCGAGTACTATGAATATTTGAGCCTGGCAAAGTGCAATGGCAAGTGGGTCATCGTGAACATCCTGTGGCGGTTCCAGGCCTCCGGCTCGCACCCTCGATAG
- a CDS encoding L,D-transpeptidase family protein codes for MKKLTPVLLIALVHAVFLCGIVFGASVEKRADKVLIEKKARKLTLLQGTAVIQTYRIALGSHPIGPKQCQGDQRTPEGHYIIDARKKNSHYHWSLHVSYPNETDRAVARKRRCNPGGDIFIHGLPNGYGWLGKAHTAHDWTLGCVAVTDEEIEEIWRLVPKGTPVEIKP; via the coding sequence ATGAAGAAACTTACTCCTGTTTTGTTGATCGCCCTCGTTCACGCTGTTTTTCTTTGCGGAATTGTTTTTGGCGCTTCGGTTGAAAAGCGGGCGGATAAGGTGTTGATTGAGAAGAAAGCGCGCAAGCTTACGCTATTGCAAGGCACTGCTGTTATTCAGACGTACCGCATCGCTTTGGGATCTCACCCCATCGGCCCCAAACAGTGTCAGGGTGATCAACGTACTCCCGAGGGACATTACATCATCGACGCACGAAAAAAGAACAGCCATTACCATTGGTCACTTCACGTTTCTTACCCAAACGAAACGGATCGAGCCGTTGCCAGGAAACGCAGATGTAATCCCGGGGGAGACATTTTCATTCATGGATTGCCCAATGGCTACGGGTGGTTGGGAAAGGCGCACACGGCTCACGACTGGACGCTGGGATGCGTCGCAGTGACCGATGAGGAAATCGAAGAGATCTGGCGGCTGGTCCCGAAAGGAACACCCGTTGAAATTAAACCCTAG
- a CDS encoding ABC transporter permease: protein MRFAFWPRSRRDEHFRQEIDAHLQRATKDRIERGESPEEARHAAHREFGNVDLVREVTRGQWGWRWIENVLQDLHFGARLLTKNPSFTSVAVLTLALGIGANTAIYSLVDALLLRALPVKDPQHLVLVNRTVPQGGMENDFPISTFEQFRNRSHSFAGMFARDDSRVSITVNGQPELVWGDFVSGGFFDVLGVEAMLGRTFGLDDDQPGKRPVTVITFGFWERRFGRDPSVIGKTIYLGKIPFTVIGVTPKRFHGLGRRIEGLDIILPMFMQPQLALKDHDTFEIIGRLKTGVHPEQARAELNVLYQQVLRQAAGSSISAATAGRISASRIELKPGQRGTADPQDSFARELRILIAVVGIVLLITGVNVANLLLARGTVRQKEIAVRLALGASRGRLIRQLLTENLLLAALGGVLGLLLASWATNGLLAVLLNRKDFVPFEPALDIRIFLFTAAVSLLTGILIGLMPALAANRVEVNSALKGINGAARARPIRHVAAKSLVVTQVVLSLVLLVAAGLLIRSIRQLYAVDTGYEGNKVMMMWAFPALIGYDHTRELNLYRGLLEKMNAMPGVESASVSRFRMVFGQWYRKLWVSGRSSDLNEVSKVYCDPVGPRFFETMGIPLLLGREFTTADSETASPVAVISESMARKFFPDGNPLGRRIGFDGPQSSSRIQIVGVVKDIKHHPAGDRASDAVFIPYTQSPAEMLGQMNLVLRAPVRRADLVPAIRHQVQSVEADLPLADIETESAEMDEFLGDERSLATLLSFFGALALGLASIGLYGTMSHAVTHRTKELGVRVALGARPEDMFWLILREILVLISLGIGIGIPVALAASRLISNMLFGVQTTDAVTITLCILVMCVGSLLAGYIPARRAMKVDPIRALRYE, encoded by the coding sequence ATGAGGTTCGCGTTCTGGCCTCGAAGCCGGCGAGATGAACATTTCAGGCAGGAAATCGATGCTCACCTGCAGAGGGCGACGAAAGATCGTATCGAACGCGGGGAATCCCCTGAGGAAGCCCGTCACGCTGCACATCGTGAATTCGGAAATGTGGATCTGGTGCGGGAAGTAACACGCGGCCAGTGGGGATGGAGATGGATCGAGAATGTGCTTCAAGATCTCCACTTTGGCGCCCGCCTCCTCACCAAGAATCCCAGCTTCACCAGTGTGGCCGTGCTGACCCTGGCGTTGGGCATCGGGGCGAATACCGCAATTTACAGTCTCGTGGACGCTCTCCTCTTGAGGGCGCTTCCCGTGAAGGATCCGCAACATCTCGTCCTGGTCAATCGCACCGTACCGCAGGGCGGGATGGAAAACGACTTTCCCATTTCCACCTTCGAGCAATTTCGCAATCGGAGCCATTCCTTCGCTGGAATGTTTGCACGCGACGACTCACGGGTCAGCATCACCGTGAATGGCCAGCCGGAACTGGTCTGGGGAGATTTCGTTTCTGGAGGATTCTTCGATGTCCTTGGAGTCGAAGCAATGCTGGGCCGAACCTTCGGTCTTGACGACGACCAGCCCGGGAAAAGACCGGTCACGGTCATCACTTTTGGCTTCTGGGAGCGGCGGTTTGGCCGCGACCCGTCCGTCATCGGGAAGACCATCTACCTGGGGAAAATTCCATTCACGGTGATTGGAGTCACCCCGAAGAGGTTTCATGGATTGGGTCGACGGATTGAAGGCCTGGATATCATCCTTCCTATGTTCATGCAGCCTCAGCTTGCATTGAAGGACCACGATACATTCGAGATTATCGGGCGATTGAAGACAGGGGTTCATCCAGAACAGGCCCGGGCGGAATTGAACGTCCTTTATCAGCAAGTCCTCAGGCAGGCCGCCGGATCTTCTATCTCGGCAGCGACAGCGGGAAGAATTAGCGCGAGCAGAATCGAGCTCAAGCCCGGTCAACGGGGCACGGCAGATCCGCAGGACAGCTTTGCACGAGAGCTTCGTATTCTGATTGCTGTTGTTGGGATCGTTTTGCTGATCACCGGCGTGAACGTAGCCAACCTGCTCCTGGCGCGGGGAACGGTGCGCCAAAAGGAAATAGCTGTGCGACTAGCGCTCGGGGCAAGCCGTGGCCGCTTGATTCGCCAGTTGCTGACCGAAAATCTTTTACTGGCGGCGCTCGGGGGCGTGCTTGGACTGCTACTGGCGAGCTGGGCCACCAACGGTTTGCTTGCTGTCCTTCTCAATAGAAAGGATTTCGTTCCCTTTGAACCTGCGCTCGATATAAGAATCTTTCTCTTTACCGCAGCGGTCTCCCTGTTGACCGGGATCCTGATTGGATTAATGCCTGCTCTTGCGGCAAATCGGGTGGAGGTTAATTCGGCTCTGAAAGGAATTAACGGAGCAGCAAGAGCTCGCCCGATCCGTCACGTCGCTGCGAAATCGCTGGTCGTCACGCAGGTTGTTCTTTCCCTGGTCCTTCTGGTGGCGGCGGGTCTATTGATTCGAAGCATCCGCCAGCTCTATGCCGTGGACACCGGATACGAGGGGAACAAAGTCATGATGATGTGGGCCTTCCCTGCGCTCATCGGTTACGATCACACCCGAGAATTGAATCTCTATCGCGGATTGCTTGAAAAGATGAATGCGATGCCAGGGGTCGAATCGGCCAGCGTGTCGCGGTTCCGAATGGTCTTCGGGCAGTGGTATCGAAAGCTTTGGGTGTCGGGTCGGTCGTCAGACCTCAATGAGGTGAGCAAGGTCTATTGCGACCCGGTTGGCCCCCGCTTTTTCGAGACCATGGGAATCCCATTGCTTCTTGGCAGGGAATTCACGACGGCTGATTCAGAAACAGCTTCCCCGGTTGCCGTCATCAGCGAGTCCATGGCACGGAAATTCTTCCCGGACGGGAACCCTCTTGGGCGGCGGATTGGGTTTGACGGTCCCCAATCCAGTTCTAGAATTCAAATTGTCGGCGTCGTAAAGGATATCAAACACCACCCGGCAGGTGACCGGGCGTCAGATGCCGTTTTTATTCCTTACACACAGTCACCGGCAGAGATGCTGGGACAAATGAACCTGGTGCTTCGCGCCCCCGTTCGACGGGCTGACCTTGTTCCCGCGATCCGCCACCAGGTCCAGTCCGTCGAAGCTGACCTTCCGCTGGCCGACATCGAGACGGAATCGGCAGAGATGGACGAGTTCCTCGGCGATGAGCGATCCCTTGCGACCCTGTTGAGTTTCTTTGGCGCTCTCGCGCTCGGACTGGCCTCGATCGGCTTGTATGGCACCATGTCACACGCTGTCACGCACAGGACGAAGGAACTTGGCGTCCGCGTTGCACTCGGCGCGCGGCCGGAAGACATGTTCTGGCTGATCCTGCGTGAAATATTAGTGCTCATCTCCCTGGGAATTGGGATCGGCATTCCAGTGGCCCTGGCGGCCTCCCGATTGATATCAAACATGCTGTTCGGAGTTCAAACGACAGACGCTGTGACCATTACCCTCTGCATTCTTGTGATGTGCGTGGGATCTCTGTTGGCAGGCTACATTCCCGCTCGTAGAGCCATGAAGGTGGATCCCATTAGGGCCTTAAGGTACGAGTAA
- a CDS encoding ABC transporter permease — protein MKFTLWRRRRREEDLKVEIESHLQMAGRDRLERGDAPEQARHAVHRDFGNVDLVREITRGQWGWRWLENLFQDLRFALRMLGKNPGFTAVALLVLALGIGANSAIFSVVNAVLLRPLPFRDPGRLFLVWHVPPQKSFPGTPTFSVSPANYLDWQKQNHVFERMAALGLGRFTLTGRGEPESVAGSNVAADFFTLLGVLPDRGRSFVSDDDQPGHGNVVVVSHAFWQSHFGGNPNALGQTLRLDNKSYAVIGVMPPQFEFPFQSQLWVPMAWSDKDRAIRGIHNYLVMARLKVGVDVKKAQAEMDTISNRLAQDYPADNAGWGAVVLPLRDQLVGDVRPALIVLLGAVAFVLLIACTNVANLTLAKALGRRKEIAIRTALGAGRARVLRQVLSEMVLLSLLGGALALGLARFGVAGIASFLSGQLPLSVEIGLDKWVLTFTLGISILTGILSGLMPAWHLMKTNLSDSLKEGLGRTDAVSGGRTRGVLVVSQIALSLVLLIGAGLMIRTLWLLKSVNPGFNPHNVLTVPLAISETKYPKMSQQSAFFNAVLERVHGLPGVESAGQIDSPPLQGGSTQPVAVEGQPVVPMADQPEVAVRLITPGYLRALRIPLLEGRDFTDGDNADSQRVLLVSESFAKRFWPHQNAIGKHVTLTFYPGVLREVVGVVGDVKLNGLELTRSVETVYHPMAQNPETTRMVLAVRTYSQPTSLLSAVSRAVHEVDPDEPIINVATMDDIVNQSLLQRRLSMFLLASFAGLALMLAAVGIYGVQSYAVRQRVQEIGIRMALGAQEGDVFRLIVGQGLVLAAIGTGIGLAAAFALTRLMAGLLFGLSPTDPATFGGVAFLLMIIALVASYLPARRATRVDPLVALRYE, from the coding sequence ATGAAATTCACCCTCTGGCGACGTAGACGTCGAGAAGAGGATCTCAAGGTGGAAATTGAAAGCCACTTGCAGATGGCGGGGCGAGACCGCCTCGAGCGGGGTGATGCACCCGAGCAGGCGCGACACGCTGTCCACCGGGATTTCGGCAATGTGGATCTGGTGCGCGAGATAACCCGGGGCCAGTGGGGCTGGCGTTGGCTGGAGAACCTTTTTCAGGACCTTCGATTCGCCCTGCGGATGCTTGGGAAAAACCCGGGCTTTACGGCGGTTGCCCTCCTCGTCCTGGCATTGGGGATCGGCGCCAATTCCGCGATTTTCAGCGTTGTCAATGCCGTGTTGCTTCGTCCCCTGCCGTTCCGCGATCCCGGGCGGCTCTTCCTGGTCTGGCACGTGCCGCCCCAAAAGAGCTTTCCCGGGACCCCCACCTTTTCTGTATCCCCGGCGAACTATCTCGACTGGCAGAAACAGAATCATGTGTTCGAGCGAATGGCGGCGCTGGGCTTGGGGCGGTTTACCCTGACGGGCCGGGGTGAGCCGGAATCGGTGGCAGGTTCAAATGTCGCCGCCGATTTCTTCACCCTCTTGGGGGTCTTGCCCGACCGGGGCCGTAGTTTTGTTTCCGACGATGACCAGCCGGGGCACGGGAATGTCGTGGTGGTCAGCCATGCCTTCTGGCAAAGCCATTTTGGAGGAAACCCGAATGCCCTGGGGCAAACGCTCCGGCTCGATAACAAGAGTTACGCGGTGATTGGCGTCATGCCTCCTCAGTTTGAATTTCCGTTTCAATCACAGCTTTGGGTCCCCATGGCTTGGTCTGACAAGGACCGCGCCATCCGCGGCATTCACAACTACCTCGTGATGGCGCGGTTGAAAGTCGGGGTGGATGTGAAAAAGGCCCAGGCGGAGATGGACACCATTTCAAACCGCCTGGCGCAAGACTATCCGGCTGACAATGCGGGATGGGGCGCGGTGGTCTTGCCCCTCCGTGATCAATTGGTGGGAGATGTGCGGCCTGCCTTGATCGTGCTGCTGGGCGCCGTGGCCTTTGTGCTGTTGATTGCATGCACCAATGTGGCAAACCTGACCCTGGCCAAGGCCCTGGGGCGCCGGAAGGAGATCGCTATCCGCACCGCCCTGGGGGCCGGTCGCGCGCGCGTGTTGCGGCAGGTTCTTTCCGAAATGGTGCTATTGTCGCTGCTGGGGGGGGCCCTCGCACTCGGCCTTGCTCGCTTTGGAGTCGCGGGGATCGCATCGTTTCTTAGTGGCCAGTTGCCTCTCAGCGTGGAAATCGGCTTGGACAAATGGGTCCTGACCTTCACCCTGGGGATTTCGATCCTGACCGGAATCCTCTCCGGCCTGATGCCGGCCTGGCACCTGATGAAAACAAACCTAAGTGATTCCCTGAAGGAAGGACTTGGAAGGACCGATGCCGTCTCCGGCGGCAGGACGCGGGGCGTGCTCGTCGTCTCCCAAATTGCGCTGTCGCTGGTGCTCCTCATCGGAGCAGGGTTGATGATTCGTACGCTGTGGCTGCTCAAAAGCGTCAATCCGGGGTTCAACCCTCATAATGTTCTGACCGTGCCGCTCGCTATTTCGGAAACGAAGTACCCAAAGATGTCGCAGCAATCCGCTTTTTTCAACGCGGTTCTCGAGCGCGTCCACGGGTTGCCCGGGGTCGAATCCGCCGGACAGATCGACAGCCCACCGCTGCAGGGCGGATCGACGCAACCGGTTGCCGTCGAAGGCCAACCGGTGGTGCCGATGGCGGACCAGCCTGAGGTCGCGGTCCGCCTGATCACGCCGGGCTATCTTCGGGCCCTGCGGATTCCGCTCCTTGAAGGTCGCGACTTCACAGACGGGGACAATGCAGACTCCCAGCGAGTCCTCCTGGTCAGCGAATCGTTTGCCAAGCGTTTTTGGCCGCATCAGAACGCGATCGGGAAGCACGTGACCCTCACCTTTTATCCGGGAGTCCTCCGCGAAGTGGTCGGCGTGGTGGGCGATGTGAAGCTGAATGGACTGGAGCTGACAAGATCCGTTGAGACGGTCTACCACCCGATGGCCCAAAACCCCGAGACCACGCGCATGGTTCTTGCGGTGCGCACCTACTCGCAACCGACCAGCCTGCTTTCGGCAGTGAGCCGCGCGGTGCACGAGGTGGACCCGGATGAGCCCATCATCAACGTGGCTACCATGGACGATATTGTCAACCAATCACTCCTTCAGCGGCGGCTCAGCATGTTTCTCCTCGCATCTTTCGCGGGCCTGGCCCTGATGCTCGCGGCGGTCGGCATCTACGGAGTCCAATCCTATGCCGTCAGACAGCGTGTACAGGAAATCGGCATACGGATGGCCCTCGGGGCGCAAGAAGGTGACGTCTTTCGCCTCATCGTCGGACAGGGGTTGGTGCTAGCGGCCATTGGAACGGGGATCGGCCTGGCCGCCGCTTTTGCCCTGACGCGCTTGATGGCAGGGCTGCTGTTTGGCCTCAGTCCCACCGATCCGGCGACCTTTGGCGGGGTCGCTTTCCTCTTGATGATCATCGCGCTGGTGGCCTCCTACCTCCCGGCACGTCGCGCCACGCGTGTCGATCCCCTGGTGGCCTTGCGGTATGAGTGA